From Halomarina ordinaria:
GGACGTCATTGGCTACGAACTCAACCCGGTCGCGTGGTGGACGGAAAAGAAGTCGATGGACGACGTCAACCTCGATGTCCTCAAACGCGAATTCGACCGGATTCTGGAGGAGGTCCGCGAGGAACTTGGAGAGTACTACACGACAGTTGACCCCGAGACAGGACAGGAGTGCGAAGTACTGTACTACTTCCAATCACAGCGAATTCCGTGTCTAACCTGCAAGGAAGAGGTTCAGTTGTTCCCCAAGTATCAGCTTGCAAAAACCATGAAAACACGGTCAGGAGCCCTCTACTGCCCTAACCAAGGTTGCGACGACCGGATTATCGAACTTAAGGAACGGAACAAGGGGCGTCAGCAAGGAGACAAGGTTTCGGTTGTTGGTGGAGACACCATCACTGTCTCAGAAGATGGACACGAGGTCTGTCCGAACTGTGGTCATGAATTTGACCCCAACGATGGTACCTACGGATATGGGAAGTACACTTGCTCGAGTGGTCACAAACATGACGTAAAGGAGACTCTCCAGCGGCACGGCGAACAACCGACATTCGAACGTTTCGCTCTGCAATATGTAACTCCTCGCGGTGACAAGCGTATCAAGGAGTTCACTGATGTAGACGAGAAACGCGTCAAGAAGGCAGATATCCATTTGAGTGGGGAACGTCCTGAGCTTCCAATTCCCCAACAGAGCATACCGAGCGGTGACAAGACAGACGCTCTGTTGAACTACAATTATGAGGAATTCAATGAATTGTACACGGACCGTCACCTGCTTACCTTCGGTCTGCTCTTCAAGAAGGCGATAGAGACCAGACAACAGCAGTTCGAAGATGCCGCGGCAACTAAGGTGTCAGAATTGTTGATAACGACCATCTCTGCGTCATTGGAATATAATTCAAAACTTTGTCGGTGGCACCCAGGCAATTCCAAGGGTATCAGTGTTTTTGAACGGCACGCCTACAGTCCGAAGGTACAGCCAGTTGAGCCTAACCCCCTGAATAATGCGGGAAACATATCTTCACTCAGCAATTTCTTCGACAAAGTTTACGATGCGAAAGAATTTTGTGAACGACCATTCGAAAAAGTGAAAAATAGTAGGAATGGTGATGTAGAACAGTTCTATGTTGAACGTGAGTCTATTTCCGAGAGGAGAGTTCGTGGCCTAAATTGCAAAACGTCTGAACGGCTCGACGAAGCTGACGAGTCGGTTGACTTCGTCATCACGGACCCACCGTACTACGACAACGTCCAGTACTCCGAGCTTTCCGATTACTTCTATGTCTGGCTGAGAGAGTGCCTCTACGATGAGTATGACGAGTTCAAACCAGAACTCGTTCCGAAGGCGCGAGAAATCGTCGCGAACAACAGCGCGAATAAAGACGAGGAGTTCTTTGTCGAGTCGCTGGCGAACGTCTTCTCGGAGTGTAACCGCGTACTGAAGCCGGAAGGCGAGATGGTGTTCACGTACCACCACAACGAGAACGAAGCGTGGTCCGTGATACTGGAAGCACTCATTCGAAGTGGATTCACTATCACGGGAGCGTACCCGGTTCAGTCGGAGATGCCGAACAACCCCCACATCTCCGAACTCGATAACGCGGAGTACGATATCCTCGTCTACGCCAACAAGGAGCGAGTCGACGAAGAACTGACGCTCACAGAGCTCAGGCAGAGCCTCTTCTTCGAACTACAGGACATCGAGGCAGAGGAACGCGAGCGTCACGAGGACCTCTCGAAGGCTGACCTCGGCGTCATCCTCCGCGGGAAGTGCATGTACTACTATTCGAAGCACTACCCCGACGTCTACACGGACGGTGAGAACGTTGGTATTGCCGAAGCACTCGACACCGTCGACTCGGTCATTGAACAGGTGCTCGAAGGCTCCGTGAACCTTCCCGCAAGCATCGACCCACTCTCACAGGCGTATGCCGCGTTCTGCCAGCGCGGCTCCGAGGAGTTTGATAACCTGAACAAACATCTACTCGCGAAGAACCTGAACGTGAGCGACCTCGAAGACGAGAAACTTGTCAAGGGGCCACGAAACAAGAAGGAGCCAGTCGCCGCAGATGAACGCATCACCTACATCGAGAGCAAGCTCAACAAAGGGTCGAACGGCGACGCGTTGCTGGATATCGACAAGGTGCAGTATCTCTACCACCTGTACAAGACCGACCAGAACACTGCTGAGTACCTCAAGGAGTGGAAGACTAACGACCGAGAGGAACTCGCCGAATTCATGGCCGAAGTGACCAACGACGAGCGCTACGAGAACGTGATGGAAATGAACCTGAGTCAATTCTAACTATGACACTCCAGCAAGGATACAACATCGTGACCGAACGCCTCATCGAGACTGATAGCGAACTTGGGGCGCTCTCGTTCTTCCGAGCGCTCGCCAGCAACGATGCCATCGAGACGCCAGTCACGGTGACGAGCCTCGAAGACCTGCTCTACAACGCGAGCGGGGACGACCGTAGTGCCATTCTCGCTGTCCTGCGTCAAACAATCCGACAGTCTCGCTCACTCGGGACGATGGATGCGGTACAGTTCCTCATCGATGGTCGACTCGTCGAAGACGACGAATTCCGCGTTCGCGTAGAGCGAAGCGGGGACGTTGAGTACCTCGACGTCGGACAACTCTTCGTCGAGGAACCTCAGCGGATGAGTCCAACGCAGGCCGTCGCGCGGAAGTAGACCGCCTGCGCCGGAGACACTCTTCAACGAAACGGGGATGGTGAAGATACCTCTATAGGGGCCCGGAAGCCGGAGGAGAGCTGGTAATAACTATGACACACAAGTGGTTACAGGCGGCGGGTCGGTAATCTCCGTAGTTGGATGGTATTGGGAACCAGGAGTGACAACGCATGCTCCGTTCGTTACACTCGCCGGGAACTGCTCGTATCGGGCGGTACCGAGGTATCGCCAGCGAGACGACTCCGGTCTCCTCTCACCTTCCCGCTCTGTCTTCAGGACGGGGGAAGCGGTGAACACCCGCGTGTTGGTTGCCCAGTACAGCGCGACCTGTGCCCACGTTCGAGCGCGGTCGCAGAGCGCTGGTCGAGCGTGCGGTTCCGACGATTCGCTCGTCTCCGGTCGCTCACTCATGGAGGTCGCTCCACGAAGCGCATTCGCTCCCCGCTGGAGAGTGGCTACGTCAGTGTCGGCCACCTCGTCGAATTCGTGGAGCATCTTCGCGAGGTATCGACGGGGGGAATAGGCCGCTCCCGTCGGTCGGCTGTTCCGCCAGAGCCACCGACCGTCGCGGTTAGTGAGCTGCCGTACGTCCACAATCTCGCCACGGTCGCGACGTGCGCTCCAGTACGTCGCGATGCGCTTCTGCGGGGCAACCCACGGAACACCGAAGAACACGACGTGGGCGTGAATGAGGCCCCTCTGCGTGAACTCACGAACGACCAGCGACGGCGGGCGCTCGCCGAGCTGGGCAGGACTCGCCAGCCACGACCGGAAACGATTCAGGTCAGTACTCAGCGAGTCAGCCGCCGCGTATATCGACTCGAAGCGCTTCGGGTCAGTGGTCAGTGTCACGAGGACCGCTCGGTCGGAGCGCTCACTCGCGCGCTCCCAGGCGGTGTTGTAGCGCTCGACCATCCCGGCAACTCGACGGGAGGAGTTGAAGCGCGTCTCGTAGGGAACGAGTAGGTGCTCGTCGGGATTGTCCCTCGCTTCGAAGGCGTGGAAGCGGTCGTCCGTAGCGTCGCGTTTCGCTGCGAACGCCCCGAGGAAGTCTCCCCAGACCGGGTCGTCGTCGATGGTCCGACGACGGCGGAGCATGTTCTTCGCGTTCGACAGGGCGACCCCGGTCCCGTCGGTCGGTTTTGCGCCGTGCTTACTTGCAGTCAAGTGAAAGGCAGCCGGTCGGGGTTCAACCCACGTAAGGCCGTCCTGTCGGGTGGTTTCGAAGAGTTTTGGGTAGTTCTCGTAGAGGCGCCGAGCGAGTTGCGCGTCTGCGCCAGCGAGGTCCGTCTCCTCGCCGAAGAGGTCGCGTACCGCGCACGCAATGGGGGCTCCTTCGGGCCACTCGCAGGCGTATTCGAGGAGTTGGGTCTTCTCCGCTGCTCGTGGATGGTCGGCCCACGGCCTCTGGACAGGGACCTCCCCAGAGGTGGTACTTTGACATCCGACCGCGGAGGTCACGCGACCACCTCGCCGAGATAGTCGCGCTGCTCATGTTCGTGAAGTCCCGAAGAAACGGAATCGTGCGGGAGAACCCCGCTGCCTTCCAGATTATCAGCTATTCGCGCCGAACATCTGGCGCATCATGGGGTGCATCTCCATGAGCTGTTCTTCGGCGATCTCCTCGTACAGTTTGTACGTGATGGAGACCGTCAGCAGCAGGCCCGTCCCGGAGACGGTGCCGATGGTGCCGAGCATGTTCGCCGCGACGGCGAGCAGGCCGACGAGGGCGCCGCCGATGACGGTGACCTGCGGGATGTAGCGTTCGAGCACCTTCTCGATGACGCCCGGGCTCTTCCGGAAGCCCGGAATCTGCATCCCGGAGCGCTGGATCTGCTGGGCGGTCGCCTCCGGCCCCATGCCGGTGGTCTCGACCCAGAAGATGGCGAAGATGGCGCCGCCGATGACCATGAACGTCAGGTCGACCCCGATGCGGATGAAGATGTCCACGGGTTGTGTCGAGAGCGCCGGAATCCACTCCTGCGGGGAGTAGATGGGCGCGAAGTAGTAGAACAGCCCGCCGCTCGGCTGGAGCTGTCCCTGCTGGGCCGTGTACGTCCCCAGCCACGGCAGTTCCGTGCCGAAGATGGTGATGACCTGCTGGCCCGGGCTCTGCGAGACGAGGATGCGCCCCAGGAACTGGATGTTCGCCTGCAGCGCGCGGACGAGGATCATCGGCAGGACGCTCGCGTAGATGAGCTTCACCGGGAAGCGACCGCGCGCGCCGCGGACCCGCGAGTGGCTGAGTGGGATCTCGACGCGGACGGACTCCGCGTAGACGACGATGCCGAAGATGAGTAGCGTCGTGAACAGCGCGAGCAGTTCGCCCTCGCCGAACAGCAGGAACTCGATGCCGCTCAGCTGCGTGAGCGGCCCGGTCTGGACCTGCCCGGTGAGGATGCCGAACCAGGTGGCGAAGAAGCCGTCCTGGGCACCCTCGGCGAGCCCGCTCCAGCCGAAGAACCCGCCGATGAGCGCCTGGCTCACGCCGGCGATGATGAACAGCCCGACGCCGCTCCCGACACCCCACTTCGAGATGACTTCGTCCATGAACAGGATGAGGAGACCGCCGACGGCGATTTGCGCGAAGATGAGCACCTGCACGGCGAACAGGGACGTGCCGAGCTCACCCGCGAGCTGAGGGCTCGCCGGGAGGAAGTTCCCGAAGAACACCAGCGGGATGCCCGTCAGGAAGATCATCACCACGACCAGCAGCTTCTGGAGCCCCTGATAGATGGACTGGTCGCGCGGGTCGTTCGTGTCCAACCCGAGCAGGTTCGCACCGCCCAGCAGCTGCAGGACGATGCTCGCGGTGACGATGGGACCGATACCCAGCTGCAGGATACTCCCCTGTCCTCCGGCGAGGATGGTGCGGAACTGACCGAACGCGTCGGTGCCCGAGCCCTGGAGGCCCCAGATGAGCACGTTCGTCAGGAAAAAGTACAACACGAGGACGCCCGCCGTCCACGTGAGCTTACGGCGGAACGGCACGTGTCCCTCCGGACGGGACACTGTGGGCATCCGCGTGAGTACCGGTGCGGCGGTCTCCTTCCAACTCATTACTCGTCCGGTCCGGAGTCGTCGGGTGTATGCTTTTCGGCGTGGCGAGCCTCGCCGCGTTCGGTGAGGGTGGCGCTCCCCCCCTCGTCTTCGATGAGGGAGACGGCGCTGTCGGAGAACGCGTCGGCGGTGACGTCGAGGGTGTTGAACACCTGGCCGTTGCCGAGCACCTTCACGGCGTCGGCGCTGTGGCCGTCCTCGGCGACGTCGCGCGCGTCGACGGCGTAGCCGTCGTCGGTCTCCTCGGCGACCCCCTCCTCGACGTGGAGCGCGATGTCCTCGTCGAGCTTCTGGAGGTCGACGGTGACGACCGTCTCCTTCGCCTTCTCCGGGCGGTTGAAGCCGTACTTGCCGAGCGGTTCGTACTGGTGGAACTCGTGTTTGTTGCGCCCGGCGCGGCCGCGACCGCCGCGGTTACCGGCCCCGCGTCGGTTCTTGTGCGTGCCGCCGCCGTGCGTGCGCGAGCCCCGCTGTCTGCGTTTCTTGCTGGTCATTATCGCATCGAGGTGAGGAGGTCGTCGATCCCCTCGGTGGTGTGTTTGCCCAGCTGGCCCCCCTCCTTCGTGGGGTGCTTGATGCCGTCGTGGCCGCCGCGCGGCGGGTGGAGCCGCAGCGTCGGCGAGAGACCCTGCTCGCGCAGCGTCGTCTCCTCGGCCACGATGGCCTCGGCCAGCGCGTCGATACTGCCGTAGTCCGTGTTGTCGGCGACCCACTCGTCGTCCACGTCGTCGCTCCCCTCGGCGGGTTCGGCGCGCGTCGCGACGAGCGTCGCGACGACCTCCTCCGAGGGTTCGCCGTGGGCGACCCAGTCGTTGACCTTCGTGACCATCCCGCGGTAGGCCTCGGTGTCGGGCACGAACGTACAGTGGTTGACGCGCCCGAGGTTGAGCATCGACATCGTGTCGCGGACGCCGGCGCTCATGTCGACCTCGCCGCGGACCTGCACGAGCGCCCGCATCAGCGGGCCTCCTGCTGGACTTCACGGGCGCGCTGGGGCGTCCGAGATTGCGAGACGTTCTCCAGTGCCTTGTAGGTCGCCTTCGCGAGGTTGACCGTCGTCCGGGTGTTGCCGTGGGACTTCGTCCACGCGTCCTCGATACCGGCGAGTTCCAGGACGCTGCGGACGGTCGGCGCGGCGGCCAGCCCCAGCCCGCGCGGCGCGGGCATGATCTCCACCTTCACGGAGCCGGCCTTGCCGGTCGTTCGGCGCATCAGGGAGTTGACCCCGCCGGGGCGGTCCTCCCACGACCCCGAGCCGCGGGGGACGGCGATGATGTTCAGCTTCGCCACCTCGATGGCCTTCTGGATGGCGCCGCCGACCTGGTCGTCGCGACCCTCCGCGTAGCCGACGTAGCCGTCCTTGTTGCCGACGACGACCGAACACCGGAACTTCACGCGTCGCCCGGAGTCGGTCATGCGCTGGACCATGTTGATGTCCAGCACGTCGTCTTCGAGGTTGGGAAGCAGACGGTCGACGACCTCCGGCTCCTTGAGCGGCAGGCCCGTCTCGAGGGCCTGGCCCATGTCCGTGACGTCGCCGTCGAGGACCATCCGGCCCAGTCGCGTCTTCGGCTCCCAGCCGTTTCCGTTACTCATCGGTCTTCCTCCAGTCGTTCTCGTACGTCATCGAAGTGCTCAGGTAGCGTGCTCGCGTCGAAGTCGCCGCCGTAGAGCGGCTCGTCGCGCTGCTCCGCGTAGTCGGCGATGTGCTCGCCGCGGGTGCGCTCCCACTCCGCGAACACCTCGTCGTTGTGCGGGACGTCGAGGCCGGCGTCGATGGCGCCCTCCTGGATGGCGAACACCTTGCTGCCGGGCGTCGCCGTGTTGAGGCCGATGTCGAGTACCGCCTCGTCGAGGCCCTCGTCGACGGCGCGCAGGCCGGCGAGGTAGCCGGTCAGGTACGCCGCGGGGAGGTTCCCCGTCGGCGCCTCCCAGCCGTAGTCGGCGAGGTCGCTCGAGTGAGCGCTGGCTAGCGTGCGGTCCCCCTCGTCGCTGGTAGTCACCAGCTGCGCCCTGGCGTGCTTGTTGCTCGTGCGAGCAACGAGGCGTGCGCTGCCGGATTTCAACAGGCGCAACCGCTGATGGTAGTCCGTTCGTGCCTCGCGGCGGCGCCGCATCGGCACTTTGTATCGTGGTCCGGTTGCCATTGTTAGTAGTTGTTCTCCACGTATCGTTCGAGGTCACTCACGCTGTCGAACTCCCCGCCGCTCGCCATGCCGTACAGCTCGCGGTACTCGGAGCGGTCGAGTTCGCCCGAGTCTCGGAGGTCGCGCAGCGTCGCGCGCTGGGCGCGAATGCGACTCATCCAGCTCTTCTTCTTGCCCTCGCGGGCGCCCGACTTCCCCTTGCGGGAGCCGGGGCCCTTGCGGTGGCCGTAGGCGCGCTTGCGGTTGCGCTCGCGGGCGCGACCGCGCGAGTTCGAGCGCGCGTCACTCTTCGTGTCGATGGTCCCCTGCGAGACGAGTTCGCGGATGTCCTCGCGCGTGATGGCGTCCGCGATCTCGCCGTGTGCGTCGGGGTCGAACCAGACGCGGTTCTTCCCGACGTCGAGGACGTCGGCCGCCAGTCGCTTCTGTGCGCTCAGGTCAGTCATTGACTTCCACCTCGACGTACGTCGGGTTCAGGACGCGGATGCCGGCGTCCTCGGCTTCCTCCTCGATGCGCTCGCGCTTGCGCGCGCCGACCGTGGAGGCGATGCGGACGGCCTCGGTGTCGCCGTCGACACCGTCGAGGTCCGCGACGTTGTGCACGTGGACCTCCTCGAAGCCGCTCGGGTGCAGGCCGCGGACCGCCTTCGGCGTCCGGTAGCCGGAGTGGACCTTCGGGCCCTTCCCCTTGAAGCCGCGGCGCTGTTTCGACAGGCCGCCGCGGGGGCGTCGCCACGACTCTGGCGTACGCTTCTTCTTGTGGTAGTCCTGGCGGCGGAACGCGGGCGTGCCCTCGCGCTTGCGCTGGGCGAGCAGCCGGTCGGTCTCCTCGTCCAGCGTGGGCGTCTTCTCCGCGAGCCCACGGGGCTGCAGTTCCGTCTCGACGTCCTCCTCGGCGGGCGCTTCGGCCTCGGGGGTCTCGTCTTCGATCTCCGCCTCGGTCTCGTCCTCCTCGCGGAGTTCGAGTCCGCCGACGTCGGCCTTGATACGCGCGGCGAGCGCGTTCCCGATGCCGTCGGCTTCCGCCAGTTCGTCCTGGCTCGCGGCCCGGACGTCCTCGACGGTCTCGAAGCCCGCCTCCCGCAGCGACTCGGCTTTCGCCTCGCCGACGCCGGAGATGTCGGTGAGCTCCGCGACGTCCTCGTCGTTCCGGTCGTTCTCGTCGTCTGCCATCAGGCATCACCTCGGTTCGGTTTCGACGTGATGTATACCCCGTCCTGGAAGACGCGGTTGTCCTTGTCGTTGATGCGGGTCAGCTGTTCGATGTCCGCCGCCGTCTGCCCGACGGCTTCCTTGTCCGGCCCGGAGAGGACGAGTTCCTCGCCGTCGACCTGGACCTCGGTGTCGCCGTGGACGGTCGTCCGTCGGGGAGCCTTCTCCCCGAGGAAGTTGTTGATGACGACGTCCTCGCCCTCGACGTTGACCTGCATCGGGAAGTGAGAGTAGAGGACCTTCATCTCGTACTCCCAGCCCTCGGTCACGCCGTGGACGATGTTGCGGACGTGGCTCTCGAAGGTACCGACCG
This genomic window contains:
- a CDS encoding 30S ribosomal protein S5, whose translation is MSNGNGWEPKTRLGRMVLDGDVTDMGQALETGLPLKEPEVVDRLLPNLEDDVLDINMVQRMTDSGRRVKFRCSVVVGNKDGYVGYAEGRDDQVGGAIQKAIEVAKLNIIAVPRGSGSWEDRPGGVNSLMRRTTGKAGSVKVEIMPAPRGLGLAAAPTVRSVLELAGIEDAWTKSHGNTRTTVNLAKATYKALENVSQSRTPQRAREVQQEAR
- a CDS encoding 50S ribosomal protein L19e, giving the protein MTDLSAQKRLAADVLDVGKNRVWFDPDAHGEIADAITREDIRELVSQGTIDTKSDARSNSRGRARERNRKRAYGHRKGPGSRKGKSGAREGKKKSWMSRIRAQRATLRDLRDSGELDRSEYRELYGMASGGEFDSVSDLERYVENNY
- a CDS encoding 50S ribosomal protein L32e, whose amino-acid sequence is MADDENDRNDEDVAELTDISGVGEAKAESLREAGFETVEDVRAASQDELAEADGIGNALAARIKADVGGLELREEDETEAEIEDETPEAEAPAEEDVETELQPRGLAEKTPTLDEETDRLLAQRKREGTPAFRRQDYHKKKRTPESWRRPRGGLSKQRRGFKGKGPKVHSGYRTPKAVRGLHPSGFEEVHVHNVADLDGVDGDTEAVRIASTVGARKRERIEEEAEDAGIRVLNPTYVEVEVND
- a CDS encoding 50S ribosomal protein L18 — encoded protein: MATGPRYKVPMRRRREARTDYHQRLRLLKSGSARLVARTSNKHARAQLVTTSDEGDRTLASAHSSDLADYGWEAPTGNLPAAYLTGYLAGLRAVDEGLDEAVLDIGLNTATPGSKVFAIQEGAIDAGLDVPHNDEVFAEWERTRGEHIADYAEQRDEPLYGGDFDASTLPEHFDDVRERLEEDR
- a CDS encoding uL15m family ribosomal protein, which codes for MTSKKRRQRGSRTHGGGTHKNRRGAGNRGGRGRAGRNKHEFHQYEPLGKYGFNRPEKAKETVVTVDLQKLDEDIALHVEEGVAEETDDGYAVDARDVAEDGHSADAVKVLGNGQVFNTLDVTADAFSDSAVSLIEDEGGSATLTERGEARHAEKHTPDDSGPDE
- the rpmD gene encoding 50S ribosomal protein L30; the encoded protein is MRALVQVRGEVDMSAGVRDTMSMLNLGRVNHCTFVPDTEAYRGMVTKVNDWVAHGEPSEEVVATLVATRAEPAEGSDDVDDEWVADNTDYGSIDALAEAIVAEETTLREQGLSPTLRLHPPRGGHDGIKHPTKEGGQLGKHTTEGIDDLLTSMR
- the secY gene encoding preprotein translocase subunit SecY, whose product is MSWKETAAPVLTRMPTVSRPEGHVPFRRKLTWTAGVLVLYFFLTNVLIWGLQGSGTDAFGQFRTILAGGQGSILQLGIGPIVTASIVLQLLGGANLLGLDTNDPRDQSIYQGLQKLLVVVMIFLTGIPLVFFGNFLPASPQLAGELGTSLFAVQVLIFAQIAVGGLLILFMDEVISKWGVGSGVGLFIIAGVSQALIGGFFGWSGLAEGAQDGFFATWFGILTGQVQTGPLTQLSGIEFLLFGEGELLALFTTLLIFGIVVYAESVRVEIPLSHSRVRGARGRFPVKLIYASVLPMILVRALQANIQFLGRILVSQSPGQQVITIFGTELPWLGTYTAQQGQLQPSGGLFYYFAPIYSPQEWIPALSTQPVDIFIRIGVDLTFMVIGGAIFAIFWVETTGMGPEATAQQIQRSGMQIPGFRKSPGVIEKVLERYIPQVTVIGGALVGLLAVAANMLGTIGTVSGTGLLLTVSITYKLYEEIAEEQLMEMHPMMRQMFGANS
- a CDS encoding 50S ribosomal protein L6, whose amino-acid sequence is MTRTEIELPEDVSASLDHLDLTVEGPNGSVTRKLWYPDVSVAVEDGLVVIESDEEDRKTNATVGTFESHVRNIVHGVTEGWEYEMKVLYSHFPMQVNVEGEDVVINNFLGEKAPRRTTVHGDTEVQVDGEELVLSGPDKEAVGQTAADIEQLTRINDKDNRVFQDGVYITSKPNRGDA
- a CDS encoding DUF1156 domain-containing protein, with amino-acid sequence MDQLAEKETYRRDVYRPIYSLHKWWARRPGSTFRCLGLAALTDDTIDKDDILTERDSGSHDGLYIDSYNEQLNPNDKHIDRDVTVLDPFGGGGTTLVELNRLGADVIGYELNPVAWWTEKKSMDDVNLDVLKREFDRILEEVREELGEYYTTVDPETGQECEVLYYFQSQRIPCLTCKEEVQLFPKYQLAKTMKTRSGALYCPNQGCDDRIIELKERNKGRQQGDKVSVVGGDTITVSEDGHEVCPNCGHEFDPNDGTYGYGKYTCSSGHKHDVKETLQRHGEQPTFERFALQYVTPRGDKRIKEFTDVDEKRVKKADIHLSGERPELPIPQQSIPSGDKTDALLNYNYEEFNELYTDRHLLTFGLLFKKAIETRQQQFEDAAATKVSELLITTISASLEYNSKLCRWHPGNSKGISVFERHAYSPKVQPVEPNPLNNAGNISSLSNFFDKVYDAKEFCERPFEKVKNSRNGDVEQFYVERESISERRVRGLNCKTSERLDEADESVDFVITDPPYYDNVQYSELSDYFYVWLRECLYDEYDEFKPELVPKAREIVANNSANKDEEFFVESLANVFSECNRVLKPEGEMVFTYHHNENEAWSVILEALIRSGFTITGAYPVQSEMPNNPHISELDNAEYDILVYANKERVDEELTLTELRQSLFFELQDIEAEERERHEDLSKADLGVILRGKCMYYYSKHYPDVYTDGENVGIAEALDTVDSVIEQVLEGSVNLPASIDPLSQAYAAFCQRGSEEFDNLNKHLLAKNLNVSDLEDEKLVKGPRNKKEPVAADERITYIESKLNKGSNGDALLDIDKVQYLYHLYKTDQNTAEYLKEWKTNDREELAEFMAEVTNDERYENVMEMNLSQF